One stretch of Pyrenophora tritici-repentis strain M4 chromosome 4, whole genome shotgun sequence DNA includes these proteins:
- a CDS encoding pentatricopeptide repeat protein — MSLLRTLDRTSAVSNTHARPFLAFLYPRLERISPKRSFCNKAIKDAPPPTTHSRLDTFFIQALVRAGSCPKHAKQISTLSGHDSHSVRLHRGGQKSTWRKPESRGFKKRVGGKGPLDKVKNFAEKELQALVDYYGMELDTRPDEDLPDAGSLVWNVGDDHEPWPLRDKADAVHIKKLEKLLEDDEASHDDVFDTYKKLPSPGVVYLNIGLIRSLLHHLAIVQRPTPIAMQRFLSILDDMKTAHIHIIRSEWTSAIHLAGRAMGKVGSDELQSALNIWRDMEQRAAIKGRDVTFNVLFNVAVKAGRYSLAESFMKEMQARQLPMFRYWRVTLLYYYGVLQNGNGVRKAYQDLISAGEIVDTVVLNAVIASLIRAGEPQAAEHVFERMKRLHATRIAPAPGHRFLNRNWRDRRALGLLFREESRRLVREGRDDELKRLQDFAPVAPDSRTYGILIRYYAATAGNVDRVDELLREMKLNSVPLDGTVFIVIFHGFSAFGGVRYSSWTSSRLEKFWTMYLKALDQQLERTWLSSLAVIAALKAFARCTEPERTIRAWEQIRELWKPDEAELETVMVVLRELLPRRGLEGGEGRGFFDTRDPG; from the coding sequence ATGTCCCTCCTCCGCACCCTCGATCGGACCTCCGCAGTCTCCAATACTCACGCCCGACCGTTTCTCGCGTTTCTATACCCGCGGCTGGAGAGGATCTCACCGAAAAGAAGCTTTTGTAACAAGGCAATAAAGGATGCCCCGCCTCCAACGACGCATAGTCGCCTCGACACCTTTTTCATCCAGGCTTTGGTGCGGGCGGGCTCATGTCCCAAGCATGCAAAGCAAATTTCGACATTGAGTGGACATGATTCGCATTCGGTTAGGCTACATAGAGGGGGTCAAAAGAGCACATGGCGCAAACCCGAGAGCAGAGGGTTCAAGAAAAGAGTGGGGGGTAAAGGACCGCTCGACAAAGTTAAGAATTTTGCCGAGAAGGAGCTACAGGCGCTGGTGGACTACTATGGCATGGAGTTGGACACGCGACCTGACGAAGACCTTCCGGACGCTGGGAGCCTGGTTTGGAACGTAGGAGATGACCACGAACCCTGGCCACTCCGCGACAAGGCGGATGCTGTACATATCAAGAAGTTGGAGAAGCTGCTCGAGGATGACGAAGCATCACATGATGATGTGTTCGATACGTACAAGAAGCTTCCGTCACCCGGTGTTGTATATCTTAACATTGGGCTTATACGATCACTACTGCACCACCTCGCTATCGTCCAACGCCCCACACCCATCGCAATGCAGCGCTTTCTTTCTATACTAGACGATATGAAGACTGCCCACATACACATTATTCGGTCAGAGTGGACATCAGCCATACACCTCGCTGGACGCGCCATGGGTAAAGTAGGCTCAGACGAGCTTCAGTCCGCCCTTAATATCTGGCGGGACATGGAACAACGAGCTGCCATTAAAGGCAGAGACGTAACATTCAACGTCCTTTTCAATGTTGCTGTAAAAGCCGGGAGGTATTCCCTAGCCGAAAGCTTCATGAAGGAAATGCAAGCCCGTCAACTCCCCATGTTTCGCTACTGGCGCGTAACCCTCCTCTACTACTACGGTGTCCTACAAAACGGAAACGGCGTCCGAAAAGCCTACCAGGACCTCATCTCCGCTGGTGAGATAGTAGACACAGTCGTCCTCAACGCCGTCATTGCCTCTCTAATCCGCGCCGGTGAACCCCAGGCCGCCGAACATGTCTTCGAGCGCATGAAGCGTCTCCACGCCACCCGCATTGCACCCGCCCCAGGCCACCGCTTCCTAAACCGCAACTGGCGCGACCGTCGCGCCCTCGGTCTCTTATTCCGCGAAGAGTCCCGCAGACTCGTCAGAGAAGGGAGAGACGACGAGTTGAAGCGACTTCAAGATTTCGCCCCTGTAGCCCCAGACTCTAGAACCTACGGCATCCTCATACGCTACTACGCCGCCACGGCCGGCAATGTCGATCGCGTCGACGAACTCCTCCGCGAAATGAAATTAAACTCCGTCCCTCTTGACGGTACCGTCTTCATTGTCATCTTCCACGGCTTCTCTGCCTTTGGTGGTGTGAGATATAGCTCCTGGACGAGTTCTAGACTAGAGAAGTTTTGGACCATGTACCTGAAAGCGCTAGATCAACAGCTCGAGCGTACCTGGTTATCTAGTCTAGCGGTTATCGCTGCACTCAAGGCGTTTGCGCGCTGTACAGAACCTGAAAGGACGATTCGCGCATGGGAGCAGATTCGTGAGCTGTGGAAACCTGATGAGGCGGAGTTGGAGACCGTTATGGTTGTTTTGAGGGAGTTGTTGCCGCGGAGGGGGTTGGAGGGGGGTGAGGGTAGGGGGTTCTTTGATACGAGGGATCCGGGATGA
- a CDS encoding mitochondrial 37S ribosomal protein mS23: MGRYDFRPLRVRQTAKALFDAKRDPVLPQWYDVLGNIPPGETLARPVLRVPKMRKARKASKLFKPLPIVYPEDKLRSEFFGEHPWELARPRLVVEDSGNDAKHYDWSKIEQPGKQLDGESVVQRQLWLMKHASLSKASAYDLARREFYKHRHLSEIRQRIAKEEAQHVGAYFGKGPLEIGMELEDRMWENWKNWATKQIDDEQAMRAQMFSGQQDEGLGAGAEMTNSEYDTAVEELQPVVPNNPQGQRPMGGVVAHP; the protein is encoded by the exons ATGGGTCGCTACGACTTCCGCCCCCTCCGCGTCCGCCAGACGGCAAAAGCCCTCTTCGACGCAAAACGAGACCCCGTCCTACCCCAATGGTACGATGTACTCGGCAACATACCACCCGGCGAGACGCTCGCCCGCCCCGTCCTGCGCGTACCCAAGATGCGCAAAGCACGAAAAGCCAGCAAATTATTCAAACCACTCCCCATCGTCTACCCCGAAGATAAACTGCGATCAGAATTCTTCGGCGAACACCCCTGGGAACTGGCACGCCCGAGATTAGTCGTTGAGGACAGTGGAAACGACGCCAAGCATTATGATTGGAGTAAGATTGAACAGCCGGGCAAGCAACTGGATGGTGAGAG TGTCGTACAACGACAACTGTGGCTAATGAAACACGCCTCCCTCTCCAAAGCCTCCGCCTACGACCTCGCCCGCCGCGAGTTCTACAAACACCGCCATCTATCCGAAATCCGGCAACGAATCGCAAAAGAAGAAGCCCAACACGTGGGCGCTTACTTTGGTAAAGGGCCTCTGGAGATTGGAATGGAGCTCGAGGACCGCATGTGGGAGAACTGGAAGAACTGGGCCACTAAGCAGATTGATGATGAGCAGGCTATGCGCGCGCAGATGTTTAGTGGACAGCAGGATGAGGGGCTGGGTGCGGGCGCTGAAATGACAAATTCAGAGTATGATACTGCCGTGGAGGAGCTGCAGCCGGTTGTGCCGAATAATCCACAGGGGCAGAGGCCGATGGGCGGTGTGGTGGCGCATCCATGA
- a CDS encoding DnaJ, DnaJ-class molecular chaperone with C-terminal Zn finger domain protein: MSIGSHYQNLRVSRSASSSEIDAAHRLILSQNHPDKVQQLGPFARSLAAQRVHLANAAWEVLSNPTKRRHYNMELAHESEQQESWRRQRYAGSTPHKPKATSQGMDDSTASSESETPPEDIHIDEEDGEADDEADDPHCITEYLRAEYRYGNTPIATDVDVTISGWRIRLRISSKFRFLNDLTELSDPRDDSQMVGFEIGLQRAREVHSNLENVIPELTIDVEIIPSKLRVSGLQALLRELTPGSCSLVVMITANRSVWHEMPWTFGLDFDMNHLVKGSLKRGTCTIFSIDEPAEHLQAGQGLDTPECVLKWDKALKANRFHHLGAARVGICDYGGVEMWRLSAVGYRVGF, translated from the coding sequence ATGTCCATTGGTAGCCACTACCAAAATCTCAGAGTGAGCCGCTCAGCTTCATCATCTGAGATCGATGCCGCACATCGTCTGATCCTCTCGCAAAACCATCCGGATAAAGTGCAACAACTTGGCCCGTTCGCACGGAGTCTGGCAGCGCAACGGGTCCATCTAGCCAACGCGGCGTGGGAGGTACTCTCAAACCCGACAAAACGGCGCCATTACAACATGGAACTAGCCCATGAGTCTGAACAACAAGAGTCCTGGAGGAGACAGCGATATGCAGGTTCTACTCCCCACAAGCCTAAAGCAACTTCACAAGGGATGGATGATTCTACTGCTTCTTCGGAATCTGAAACTCCCCCCGAGGATATACATATcgacgaagaagatggtGAGGCAGACGACGAAGCTGATGACCCACACTGTATAACTGAGTACCTGAGAGCCGAATACCGCTACGGCAACACGCCCATCGCTACCGACGTCGATGTCACCATCAGCGGCTGGCGCATCCGCCTACGCATCTCCTCTAAATTCCGTTTCCTAAACGACCTTACTGAGCTTTCCGATCCTAGAGACGACTCACAGATGGTAGGCTTCGAAATCGGTCTCCAACGCGCCCGCGAAGTGCACAGTAACCTAGAGAACGTGATCCCCGAACTCACCATAGACGTGGAAATTATCCCTAGCAAATTGCGTGTAAGCGGATTACAGGCTCTACTACGGGAGCTTACTCCAGGTTCCTGCAGCCTTGTTGTAATGATCACTGCAAATCGTAGCGTATGGCACGAAATGCCTTGGACGTTTGGTCTGGACTTCGATATGAATCATTTGGTAAAGGGTTCGTTGAAGCGCGGTACTTGTACGATTTTTAGTATCGATGAGCCGGCTGAGCATCTGCAAGCAGGGCAAGGACTTGATACCCCGGAGTGCGTGTTGAAGTGGGACAAGGCGTTGAAAGCAAACAGATTCCATCATCTCGGTGCCGCTCGAGTGGGAATATGTGACTACGGTGGTGTGGAGATGTGGCGGCTGTCAGCTGTAGGGTATAGAGTGGGGTTTTAA
- a CDS encoding CaiD, Enoyl-CoA hydratase/carnithine racemase — translation MALGPYTNLRVTRHDSVFVLTLAKAPENRINVAFAQEIIRALRDIERELGPDSDGCVITKGADQKFWCTGLELDELEANPFANNDGFFPLLATLLDYPFPTIALLTGHTFGGACPFALAHDYRIMNSERGFFSMPPVNLGVSFPGIGFLPRLKLGPQVARKMLLEAHRWTSKEAYADGIVDEVAAPKEMLDMALKKAREIQGRAKMGVYSVLRNELWGEAAEKIRGICYVHGTRVTSPAKAKM, via the coding sequence ATGGCGCTAGGCCCATATACCAACCTACGCGTCACCCGCCACGACTCCGTCTTCGTCCTCACCCTCGCCAAAGCGCCCGAAAACCGCATCAACGTCGCCTTCGCCCAAGAAATAATACGCGCCTTACGCGACATTGAGCGAGAGCTCGGCCCCGATTCAGACGGGTGTGTGATAACAAAAGGCGCCGATCAGAAGTTTTGGTGCACAGGGCTGGAGCTCGATGAACTCGAAGCGAACCCTTTTGCCAACAACGATGGCTTCTTTCCGCTACTCGCCACGCTCCTCGATTACCCGTTTCCGACTATTGCGTTATTGACGGGACATACGTTTGGGGGCGCGTGTCCATTCGCTTTGGCGCACGATTATCGTATTATGAACTCTGAGCGCGGGTTCTTTTCTATGCCGCCTGTGAATCTGGGGGTTTCTTTCCCCGGGATAGGGTTTCTACCGAGGTTGAAGCTGGGGCCGCAGGTTGCAAGGAAGATGCTGCTTGAGGCACATCGCTGGACAAGCAAGGAGGCATATGCGGATGGTATCGTGGATGAAGTTGCAGCGCCCAAGGAGATGCTGGATATGGCACTGAAGAAGGCGAGGGAGATACAGGGCAGGGCGAAGATGGGCGTTTATAGCGTGCTCAGAAATGAGCTATGGGGCGAGGCAGCTGAGAAGATTAGGGGTATATGTTATGTACATGGTACGAGGGTTACTTCACCTGCGAAGGCTAAGATGTAA
- a CDS encoding Herpes-BLLF1 multi-domain protein, with amino-acid sequence MLQSTIFITLLAGSVVAAPLAEGSVKTTSSCTSLTASPTPIDEGYGPTQVASQPVHSAPTIASMTPSVTIAPPVPSAPIPADDDQPAIFVSYTFSWSSDWDAKTFTERYFPSTLPTPSSLMPVTTPAIMPTGAPEVPTTPLPIETTCTEEEAQKTRTPLDTTTSSASPSTMPTDADSTFSSPSPTGNSTRPTAPLRPSSTGSPDEHKGDGYGYGRPRPSDKWPFKHQPSGGLHHPTGGLYHPKQPSPSSTTCTGEAKASSTMQTSVRPTLTAGGY; translated from the coding sequence ATGTTGCAATCTACTATCTTCATCACCCTGCTTGCAGGCAGTGTCGTCGCGGCTCCGCTTGCAGAAGGCAGCGTGAAGACCACCAGCTCGTGTACTTCCCTTACTGCATCTCCCACCCCGATCGACGAGGGATATGGCCCTACGCAGGTAGCTTCGCAACCAGTTCACTCTGCGCCGACCATTGCTAGCATGACACCTTCGGTTACTATTGCTCCTCCGGTCCCTTCAGCTCCGATTCCAGCCGACGATGACCAGCCCGCAATTTTTGTGTCGTACACCTTCTCGTGGTCCAGCGACTGGGACGCAAAGACGTTTACGGAGCGTTATTTCCCCAGCACTCTCCCAACACCCTCATCTCTCATGCCAGTTACTACACCCGCCATCATGCCGACTGGAGCCCCAGAAGTGCCAACCACTCCTCTTCCCATCGAAACAACTTGCACTGAGGAGGAGGCTCAAAAGACCCGTACACCACTCGATACCACCACCTCCTCGGCCTCCCCATCCACCATGCCCACGGATGCAGACTCTACTTTCTCCTCTCCAAGCCCCACCGGAAACTCTACGCGCCCCACAGCTCCTCTCCGCCCGAGCAGCACCGGCAGCCCAGATGAACACAAGGGTGACGGCTATGGCTATGGCCGTCCTCGTCCTTCCGACAAGTGGCCATTCAAACACCAACCTTCTGGAGGATTGCACCACCCTACCGGGGGATTGTACCACCCCAAGCAGCCCTCTCCTTCCAGCACTACTTGCACGGGGGAGGCAAAGGCAAGCAGCACCATGCAGACCAGTGTCAGACCTACTCTCACCGCTGGTGGGTACTAG
- a CDS encoding YdiU domain protein: MAHLDSPQTTNTSASELQTLQSLPKSNVFTSNLPVDPAFPTPKDSHNAPLEALGPRMVKGALYTYVRPDPQGEPELLAVSQRALQDLGLKEEEAKTEEFKELVAGKKILTWDESKPEQGIYPWAQCYGGYQFGQWAGQLGDGRAISLFESTNPATGTRYEVQLKGAGRTPYSRFADGRAVLRSSIREFVVSEYLNAIGIPSTRALALTLNKGSKIMRERMEPGAIVTRFAQSWIRFGTFDLQRIRGDRKTLRTVVDYTAEHVYGGWDKLPSKLPDGDAKEVHDQTHEGVAKETVEGEAENEENRYVRLYRAILRRNASTVAKWQAYGFMNGVLNTDNTSILGLSIDFGPFAFLDTFDPTYTPNHDDHMLRYSYRNQPTIIWWNLVRLGEALGELMGAGSIVDSDTFVEQGVTEAQAGEVVARGESAIDRAGEEYKAVFLAEYKRLMTLRLGLKTYKESDFEDLFSELLDCLEKYELDFHHAFRRLGSVTLADVDTEEKRKDAAGKFFRADNVPRQESEERARIARWLGTWAERVREDWGEGKHEERRAAMDAVNPKFVPRSWVLDELIDRVEKKNERDILPRIMKLSLNPFQEHWDWDGDEEERFCGDVPKYKGMMQCSCSS, translated from the exons ATGGCGCATCTGGACAGCCCGCAGACTACCAACACCTCTGCTAGTGAATTGCAGACTCTTCAATCCCTTCCCAAGTCGAATGTCTTTACGTCGAACCTACCCGTCGATCCGGCGTTCCCCACACCAAAAGACTCACACAATGCGCCACTGGAGGCACTGGGACCGCGTATGGTCAAAGGAGCGCTGTATACATATGTACGACCTGATCCGCAGGGAGAGCCCGAATTGCTCGCTGTTAGTCAGCGAGCGCTACAAGACCTTGGCTtgaaagaagaggaggccAAGACCGAGGAGTTCAAGGAACTTGTTGCGGGGAAGAAGATCCTGACATGGGATGAATCCAAACCAGAGCAAGGCATCTACCCCTGGGCTCAATGTTATGGAGGTTATCAGTTCGGGCAATGGGCTGGCCAACTTGGCGACGGGCGCGCCATATCGCTGTTCGAATCGACAAACCCTGCGACAGGCACCCGGTATGAGGTACAGCTCAAAGGCGCGGGCAGGACCCCCTACTCTCGTTTTGCCGATGGTCGCGCAGTTCTTCGCTCCTCAATCCGAGAATTTGTGGTATCAGAATATCTAAACGCAATCGGTATTCCCAGTACCAGAGCCCTGGCCCTGACGCTCAACAAAGGCAGCAAAATCATGCGCGAGCGGATGGAACCTGGAGCCATTGTAACACGCTTTGCCCAAAGCTGGATCCGTTTTGGAACCTTTGACCTGCAACGTATCCGCGGAGACCGCAAAACCCTACGTACGGTCGTAGACTACACAGCCGAGCACGTCTACGGCGGATGGGACAAGCTTCCATCCAAACTCCCAGATGGCGACGCTAAGGAAGTTCACGACCAAACCCACGAAGGCGTCGCCAAAGAAACCGTCGAAGGTGAGGCTGAGAACGAAGAAAACCGCTACGTTCGTCTTTACCGCGCCATCCTCCGTCGCAACGCCTCAACCGTCGCAAAATGGCAAGCCTACGGCTTCATGAACGGCGTCCTAAACACTGACAACACATCAATCCTCGGTCTGTCTATCGATTTCGGCCCCTTTGCTTTCCTAGACACCTTCGACCCGACCTACACACCCAATCACGACGACCACATGCTGCGCTACAGCTACCGCAACCAACCTACAATCATATGGTGGAATCTGGTCCGTCTCGGCGAAGCTCTCGGCGAGCTCATGGGCGCAGGCAGTATCGTAGACAGCGACACATTCGTCGAACAAGGCGTCACTGAAGCTCAAGCTGGTGAGGTAGTTGCCCGCGGCGAATCCGCCATCGACCGCGCAGGCGAAGAATACAAGGCCGTCTTCCTAGCAGAGTACAAACGCCTAATGACCCTGCGTCTCGGCTTGAAAACCTACAAAGAATCGGATTTCGAAGACTTGTTCTCCGAGTTGTTGGATTGTCTGGAAAAGTACGAACTAGACTTCCACCATGCGTTTAGGAGGCTAGGTAGTGTGACGCTTGCGGATGTGGACACTGAGGAAAAGAGAAAGGACGCTGCAGGCAAGTTCTTCAGAGCAGATAACGTACCGAGACAGGAGAGCGAGGAGAGGGCTAGGATTGCAAGGTGGTTGGGTACATGGGCAGAAAGGGTAAGGGAGGATTGGGGGGAAGGCAAGCATGAGGAGAGAAGGGCGGCTATGGATGCGGTCAATCCAAAG TTTGTCCCTCGCTCCTGGGTCCTAGACGAACTCATCGACCGCGTTGAGAAGAAGAACGAGAGAGACATCCTACCGCGGATTATGAAGTTGAGTTTGAATCCTTTCCAGGAACATTGGGATTGGGATGGGGACGAAGAGGAGCGGTTCTGCGGCGACGTACCAAAGTACAAGGGTATGATGCAGTGTAGTTGCAGTTCCTAG
- a CDS encoding CDC6, Cdc6-related protein, AAA superfamily ATPase: MLPEEIIAQLNAEFQCREQLIQHLAALYSAHLPSTSFLNIHGLTATGKSSILRSYFHLSQIPHAIINVRECITARHLLERMVAASLDALDEFNDETIDRRPYARTENLSALCVNMSRLLEGRAKFVLILDGMDKLREGGGTLISALARLGEMIPNLSLILTTTLALTPSILHSSSASFLHFPSYTRNELLAILGSSPPEIFLQAPSLEQFPDYTPDLAAEDDAWLWGRFLQAVYDSLSKHTGRDLISFKSCAMRLWRPFVEPVVSGQFGTRDFSRLMVNRRHLFQLEDSVLDRIISTTSTEPTINDPTSIPTTPSKKKPANVTAHTLPYFTTHILIAAYLASYNPSRTDVTYFMKHTDKRKNKRRAPSAASFSVTGKRSGTKHRKISRHLLTPSPFTLDRLLAIFRALLEGTVPQVADLYTQIATLTSMRLLVRAGGAGSNDALEGGGRWRVNFGWEYARALGRNVGVEVGEYLVGGVD; this comes from the exons ATGTTACCCGAAGAAATCATCGCGCAACTCAATGCCGAGTTTCAGTGTCGTGAACAGCTCATTCAGCACCTTGCAGCTCTTTACAGC GCACATCTCCCGTCAACATCCTTCCTCAACATCCATGGTCTGACGGCAACGGGGAAATCGTCTATTCTACGCTCCTACTTTCATCTCTCGCAAATACCCCATGCAATCATCAACGTACGCGAATGCATAACAGCGCGCCATCTTCTCGAGCGCATGGTCGCAGCTAGTCTCGATGCGCTTGATGAGTTCAACGATGAGACAATTGATAGGAGACCATACGCGCGCACAGAGAATCTAAGCGCGCTATGTGTCAACATGAGCAGGTTATTGGAAGGGAGGGCCAAGTTTGTGCTTATCCTGGATGGGATGGACAAACTGCGAGAAGGGGGAGGGACCTTGATCTCTGCGCTGGCGAGATTAGGGGAAATG ATACCGAATCTCTCGCTCATACTCACTACAACCCTCGCACTTACGCCTTCCATCCTCCACTCCTCATCCGCCTCCTTTCTTCATTTCCCATCATATACGCGCAACGAACTACTCGCCATCTTAGGTTCAAGTCCACCCGAGATCTTCCTTCAAGCCCCGTCTCTAGAACAGTTCCCCGATTACACACCCGATCTCGCCGCCGAAGACGACGCATGGCTCTGGGGCCGCTTCCTCCAGGCCGTGTACGACTCTCTTTCAAAGCACACAGGGCGGGACCTCATCAGCTTCAAGAGCTGTGCCATGCGACTCTGGCGACCTTTTGTCGAACCCGTAGTGTCTGGTCAATTCGGCACGCGAGACTTCTCACGCCTCATGGTCAACCGACGCCATCTTTTCCAACTCGAAGACTCGGTATTAGACCGCATCATATCCACCACCTCCACCGAGCCAACGATAAATGACCCCACATCCATACCCACAACCCCGAGTAAAAAGAAGCCCGCAAACGTGACCGCGCACACACTCCCGTACTTTACAACACACATCCTCATAGCTGCATATCTCGCATCGTACAACCCTTCTCGCACAGACGTTACATACTTTATGAAGCATACAGATAAGCGCAAGAACAAGCGTCGCGCTCCTTCTGCCGCCTCCTTCAGTGTAACGGGGAAGCGTTCTGGAACTAAGCATAGGAAGATTAGTCGGCATCTCCTCACACCCAGTCCGTTCACTTTGGACAGATTACTAGCGATATTCAGAGCGTTGTTAGAAGGAACGGTGCCCCAGGTAGCAGATCTATACACACAGATTGCCACGCTGACGAGTATGCGATTGCTTGTTCGAGCGGGCGGTGCTGGTAGTAATGACGCGCTAGAGGGCGGTGGACGATGGAGAGTGAATTTTGGTTGGGAATATGCACGGGCGCTGGGCAGGAATGTAGGAGTTGAAGTTGGGGAGTATTTAGTCGGTGGTGTGGATTAG